The proteins below are encoded in one region of Saccopteryx leptura isolate mSacLep1 chromosome 1, mSacLep1_pri_phased_curated, whole genome shotgun sequence:
- the ACER1 gene encoding alkaline ceramidase 1 isoform X4 — MMFLMHPYAQKRSPCVYVICVLFMIIGLFSVYFHMTLSFLGQLLDEISILWMLAGGYGVWLPRCYFPAFLGGNRPQFIFLVIIATMISTFLSFLRPTINAYALNSIAVHILYIVFQEYKKTNNKELRHLIEISVVLWAFALTSWICDRFLCSFWQRINFCYLHSIWHVLISITFPYGMVTMALVDARYEMTDQTLKVRYWPRDTWLMGLPYVEISDDHKNC; from the exons ATGATGTTCCTGATGCATCCCTATGCCCAGAAACGCTCCCCCTGCGTTTATGTCATCTGTGTCCTCTTCATGATCATAG GTCTGTTCTCCGTGTACTTCCACATGACACTCAGCTTCCTGGGCCAACTGCTAGATGAGATCTCTATCCTGTGGATGCTGGCTGGTGGCTACGGCGTCTGGCTGCCCCGCTGCTACTTTCCCGCCTTCCTAGGGGGAaacag GCCCCAGTTTATCTTCCTGGTCATCATCGCCACCATGATCAGTACCTTCCTGTCCTTCCTGAGGCCTACGATCAACGCGTATGCCCTCAACAGCATCGCCGTGCATATCCTCTACATCGTGTTCCAGGAGTACAAGAA GACCAATAATAAGGAGCTTCGACATCTCATTGAGATCTCTGTGGTTTTGTGGGCTTTTGCATTGACCAGCTGGATCTGTGACCGCTTCCTTTGCAGTTTCTGGCAGCGGATTAATTTCTGCTACCTGCACAGTATCTG GCATGTGCTCATCAGCATCACCTTCCCTTATGGTATGGTCACCATGGCCTTAGTGGACGCCAGGTATGAGATGACGGACCAAACCCTCAAAGTCCGCTACTGGCCTCGGGACACTTGGCTCATGGGGCTGCCCTACGTGGAAATCAGCGATGACCACAAGAACTGCTAA
- the ACER1 gene encoding alkaline ceramidase 1 isoform X3 — MWGAKDTMVNKAGCLPSRAPGIFSNVPFFIFGPLMMFLMHPYAQKRSPCVYVICVLFMIIGLFSVYFHMTLSFLGQLLDEISILWMLAGGYGVWLPRCYFPAFLGGNRPQFIFLVIIATMISTFLSFLRPTINAYALNSIAVHILYIVFQEYKKTNNKELRHLIEISVVLWAFALTSWICDRFLCSFWQRINFCYLHSIWHVLISITFPYGMVTMALVDARYEMTDQTLKVRYWPRDTWLMGLPYVEISDDHKNC, encoded by the exons ATGTGGGGAGCCAAGGACACCATGGTGAACAAGGCTGGATGCTTGCCTTCTAGAGCTCCCGGGATA TTCAGCAATGTCCCCTTCTTCATCTTTGGGCCTCTCATGATGTTCCTGATGCATCCCTATGCCCAGAAACGCTCCCCCTGCGTTTATGTCATCTGTGTCCTCTTCATGATCATAG GTCTGTTCTCCGTGTACTTCCACATGACACTCAGCTTCCTGGGCCAACTGCTAGATGAGATCTCTATCCTGTGGATGCTGGCTGGTGGCTACGGCGTCTGGCTGCCCCGCTGCTACTTTCCCGCCTTCCTAGGGGGAaacag GCCCCAGTTTATCTTCCTGGTCATCATCGCCACCATGATCAGTACCTTCCTGTCCTTCCTGAGGCCTACGATCAACGCGTATGCCCTCAACAGCATCGCCGTGCATATCCTCTACATCGTGTTCCAGGAGTACAAGAA GACCAATAATAAGGAGCTTCGACATCTCATTGAGATCTCTGTGGTTTTGTGGGCTTTTGCATTGACCAGCTGGATCTGTGACCGCTTCCTTTGCAGTTTCTGGCAGCGGATTAATTTCTGCTACCTGCACAGTATCTG GCATGTGCTCATCAGCATCACCTTCCCTTATGGTATGGTCACCATGGCCTTAGTGGACGCCAGGTATGAGATGACGGACCAAACCCTCAAAGTCCGCTACTGGCCTCGGGACACTTGGCTCATGGGGCTGCCCTACGTGGAAATCAGCGATGACCACAAGAACTGCTAA
- the ACER1 gene encoding alkaline ceramidase 1 isoform X1, which yields MNLPGQSVILSPASRWKDRKILDAYLTMAFDQSLKDFSNVPFFIFGPLMMFLMHPYAQKRSPCVYVICVLFMIIGLFSVYFHMTLSFLGQLLDEISILWMLAGGYGVWLPRCYFPAFLGGNRPQFIFLVIIATMISTFLSFLRPTINAYALNSIAVHILYIVFQEYKKTNNKELRHLIEISVVLWAFALTSWICDRFLCSFWQRINFCYLHSIWHVLISITFPYGMVTMALVDARYEMTDQTLKVRYWPRDTWLMGLPYVEISDDHKNC from the exons ATGAATCTACCAGGACAGTCAGTCATCCTTTCCCCAGCCTCACGCTGGAAGGACCGCAAAATCTTGGATGCCTACCTGACAATGGCATTTGACCAAAGTCTGAAAGAT TTCAGCAATGTCCCCTTCTTCATCTTTGGGCCTCTCATGATGTTCCTGATGCATCCCTATGCCCAGAAACGCTCCCCCTGCGTTTATGTCATCTGTGTCCTCTTCATGATCATAG GTCTGTTCTCCGTGTACTTCCACATGACACTCAGCTTCCTGGGCCAACTGCTAGATGAGATCTCTATCCTGTGGATGCTGGCTGGTGGCTACGGCGTCTGGCTGCCCCGCTGCTACTTTCCCGCCTTCCTAGGGGGAaacag GCCCCAGTTTATCTTCCTGGTCATCATCGCCACCATGATCAGTACCTTCCTGTCCTTCCTGAGGCCTACGATCAACGCGTATGCCCTCAACAGCATCGCCGTGCATATCCTCTACATCGTGTTCCAGGAGTACAAGAA GACCAATAATAAGGAGCTTCGACATCTCATTGAGATCTCTGTGGTTTTGTGGGCTTTTGCATTGACCAGCTGGATCTGTGACCGCTTCCTTTGCAGTTTCTGGCAGCGGATTAATTTCTGCTACCTGCACAGTATCTG GCATGTGCTCATCAGCATCACCTTCCCTTATGGTATGGTCACCATGGCCTTAGTGGACGCCAGGTATGAGATGACGGACCAAACCCTCAAAGTCCGCTACTGGCCTCGGGACACTTGGCTCATGGGGCTGCCCTACGTGGAAATCAGCGATGACCACAAGAACTGCTAA
- the ACER1 gene encoding alkaline ceramidase 1 isoform X2 codes for MPSIFAYQSSEVDWCESNFQHSELVAEFYNTFSNVPFFIFGPLMMFLMHPYAQKRSPCVYVICVLFMIIGLFSVYFHMTLSFLGQLLDEISILWMLAGGYGVWLPRCYFPAFLGGNRPQFIFLVIIATMISTFLSFLRPTINAYALNSIAVHILYIVFQEYKKTNNKELRHLIEISVVLWAFALTSWICDRFLCSFWQRINFCYLHSIWHVLISITFPYGMVTMALVDARYEMTDQTLKVRYWPRDTWLMGLPYVEISDDHKNC; via the exons ATGCCCAGTATCTTCGCCTACCAGAGCTCCGAGGTGGACTGGTGCGAGAGCAACTTCCAGCATTCGGAGCTGGTGGCCGAGTTCTACAACACG TTCAGCAATGTCCCCTTCTTCATCTTTGGGCCTCTCATGATGTTCCTGATGCATCCCTATGCCCAGAAACGCTCCCCCTGCGTTTATGTCATCTGTGTCCTCTTCATGATCATAG GTCTGTTCTCCGTGTACTTCCACATGACACTCAGCTTCCTGGGCCAACTGCTAGATGAGATCTCTATCCTGTGGATGCTGGCTGGTGGCTACGGCGTCTGGCTGCCCCGCTGCTACTTTCCCGCCTTCCTAGGGGGAaacag GCCCCAGTTTATCTTCCTGGTCATCATCGCCACCATGATCAGTACCTTCCTGTCCTTCCTGAGGCCTACGATCAACGCGTATGCCCTCAACAGCATCGCCGTGCATATCCTCTACATCGTGTTCCAGGAGTACAAGAA GACCAATAATAAGGAGCTTCGACATCTCATTGAGATCTCTGTGGTTTTGTGGGCTTTTGCATTGACCAGCTGGATCTGTGACCGCTTCCTTTGCAGTTTCTGGCAGCGGATTAATTTCTGCTACCTGCACAGTATCTG GCATGTGCTCATCAGCATCACCTTCCCTTATGGTATGGTCACCATGGCCTTAGTGGACGCCAGGTATGAGATGACGGACCAAACCCTCAAAGTCCGCTACTGGCCTCGGGACACTTGGCTCATGGGGCTGCCCTACGTGGAAATCAGCGATGACCACAAGAACTGCTAA